The Nostoc sp. 'Lobaria pulmonaria (5183) cyanobiont' DNA window CAACTCACCGTGAGGATATTGCTTACGGGGTATAATTTCCAGTCCCTCTGCTTTTTGGGCTGTCTCCTTGCGTGCGTGGGTTTCCAAAAGCCCAACGACAACATCAATTCCTTCCTGTTTGAATGCGTGTCCCTCTTCCAGCATCCGGTAGGTTTTGCCTACTCCAGGAGCCATACCAATAAAGATTTTATGCTTACCCCGTCGTCGTGCTGGATAAAGCGAGTAACTTGCAGAATTTAAAGGCGCATTCCCAGCCGAACCAGTATTAGTATTATCTGACATTTATAGCACTCCTATTGCATGGGAAAACCATCATTGCCAATGCCCCATGCTCCATGCCCATTTACTGATTTTGCTGACGATTAATATCTTGCAAATCAAGAGCATAATTCAATCGGAGAACATTGACTCCCGGTTCGCCAAAAATCCATAAAAATCTGCCATCAGTATACTTATTAATTAAACGTAGGATCTCCTCTTCTTTTACTCCCCGCGCACCAGCAACCCGCGTCAATTGCTGCCGTGCTGCTTTCAAGGAGATATGCGGATCTAAACCAGAACCAGAGGTATAAACTATATCAGCTATTGGTTGAAGATTTTCCTCTCGCAATTGATCTGCCTCTTCTAAAATCCGCTTCAGTAGTTCTGGATTGCTTGCAGCGAGATTACTAGCTCCAGATATGCCAGTTGGCTTGGCTTTTTTCCCTTGGCTATATCTAACAGTACTAGGACGAGAATGGAAATATTGCTCAGATGTAAACACCTGACCGATTAAAGCAGAACCAATTGGTTCATTATTTAGATTTCGCATGATACTACCATTAGCTTGATAGGGCAAAAAAACTTGACCCACTACAAGGATTACCAGCGGATAGATGATTGCAGTCAACAACCAAAGCATTAGAGTTATAAAAATTGCTCTGATGGTTTCTCGAATAATAGCCATAAAAAGTTTTCCAATTGCGCCTAGAATTTAATTTTTAATTTTTAATTTTTAATTCTTTTGCCCACCTAGCAGGACGTTACAAGATGCTGTTAGCAACAGTATAAACAACTGGGGCAGTTACCACATTCAAGCACAGCAGGATAAAAATAGCGAGTGATAGATGTTGTTTATGCCATTGCGACTAAACAAAGGATATCGCCAAAGCAGTACTGAGTAAAAACGATGTTTATTCATATTCTTCTTGTTCCACCTCTCAACAGGTAAAAGTAAAAATGTTTATTATTTTACTTTGGTTAAGATGCGCTTGTTTCCCCATAGTCTCTACTTTTGCTGTCCTGAGAGGATGTTTGAAAAGTCGCAAAATATACTAGCACTGGCAAATATAATTTGCGACTATACAGACAAAACCAACTTCAGTGGGTTTGAAAACTTGATTTTCTCTTAGTCCACCTCCGTGGATTAATCTTTGTCTAATAGCGAATTATATTCGCCTAATACTTTTCAAACATCCACTTAAGCCAAGCCCATAAGTGTAATCAGTGCATCAATCAACTTAATTGCAATAAACGGCGCAATTACCCCACCTAAACCGTAAATTAAGATATTGCGTTGGAGTAACCGATTAGCTGTCAGCGGTCTAAACCGCACACCCTTTAATGCTAAGGGAATCAAAGCGGGAATAATCAAAGCATTATAAATCAGTGCTGAGAGTACAGCAGACTTAGGGCTAGTTAAATTCATAATATTCAGGCTTTGCAAGTTAGCAGCGACAAATATCACTGGAATAATTGCAAAGTATTTAGCAATATCATTAGCGATGGAAAATGTCGTCAATGCCCCGCGAGTAATCAACAATTGTTTACCAATACCAATGATATCGAGCAGCTTTGTGGGATCGGAGTCCAAATCAACCATGTTGGCGGCTTCTTTTGCCGCTTGCGTTCCTGTATTCATCGCCACACCGACGTTAGCTTGGGCTAATGCTGGAGCATCGTTAGTTCCATCTCCCGTCATCGCTACCAGTTTACCTGCTGCTTGTTCCTGTTTAATGACACTGATTTTGTCTTCTGGTGTGGCTTCGGCAATAAAGTCATCCACCCCGGCTTCTTTGGCAATCACAGAAGCGGTAATTCGGTTGTCTCCAGTTAGCATGATGGTACGCACTCCCATCCGTCGCAGCTGCTCAAAGCGATCGCGGATACCAGGTTTAACTATATCTTTGAGATAAATAATCCCATAGATTTCGTTATCTAAGCTAACTGCTAGGGGTGTACCTCCCAGGCGAGAAACTCGTTCGTAGGTAGCATCCAATTCTGGTACATCGCGTCCGTTGCGGGAACGGACAAATCCTTTAATAGCTTCTACTGCTCCCTTTCTGGCCTCATACCCACCAGGTAAATTCGTGCCACTCATCCGGGTTTTAGCGGAAAAACTAACTCCTTCTGCCTGACTGGAGTCAAAATCAAACCGCGCGCCCAATTTTTCTGCTAATCGGATAATGGATTTACCTTCTGGTGTATTGTCAAAGACACTAGCTGCCCAGGCAACATTAGCAATTTCTGACATTGAATGACCGTTGAGAGGAATAAACTCTTCCGCCAGACGGTTGCCAAGGGTAATTGTACCTGTCTTGTCAAGAAGTAAAGTGTTGACATCACCACAGGCTTCCACTGCTCGTCCTGATGTGGCAATGACGTTAAATTGGGCAACTCGATCCATACCAGCAA harbors:
- the kdpC gene encoding K(+)-transporting ATPase subunit C, translating into MAIIRETIRAIFITLMLWLLTAIIYPLVILVVGQVFLPYQANGSIMRNLNNEPIGSALIGQVFTSEQYFHSRPSTVRYSQGKKAKPTGISGASNLAASNPELLKRILEEADQLREENLQPIADIVYTSGSGLDPHISLKAARQQLTRVAGARGVKEEEILRLINKYTDGRFLWIFGEPGVNVLRLNYALDLQDINRQQNQ
- the kdpB gene encoding potassium-transporting ATPase subunit KdpB, with translation MNQVATNFKARRPSFRSGDRRQRRKKTRANNKWLYLRAIRDAFVKLNPKYAIKNPVIFVVWVGTIIILLLTIDPNLFGPALQKNPQVFNALLSGILFFTVWFANFAEAVAEGRGKAQADALRLTKSERIAKKLAADGTISEVSSTSLKQGDTIYVIAGDIIPADGEVIMGVASVDESAITGESAPVLKESGSDIASSVTGGTRIISDELIIRITTDPGKGFIDRMIALVEGGERSKTPNEIALTVLLAVLSLVFLLVVVTLPALAYYINSPVSIPILIALLVALIPTTIGGLLSTIGIAGMDRVAQFNVIATSGRAVEACGDVNTLLLDKTGTITLGNRLAEEFIPLNGHSMSEIANVAWAASVFDNTPEGKSIIRLAEKLGARFDFDSSQAEGVSFSAKTRMSGTNLPGGYEARKGAVEAIKGFVRSRNGRDVPELDATYERVSRLGGTPLAVSLDNEIYGIIYLKDIVKPGIRDRFEQLRRMGVRTIMLTGDNRITASVIAKEAGVDDFIAEATPEDKISVIKQEQAAGKLVAMTGDGTNDAPALAQANVGVAMNTGTQAAKEAANMVDLDSDPTKLLDIIGIGKQLLITRGALTTFSIANDIAKYFAIIPVIFVAANLQSLNIMNLTSPKSAVLSALIYNALIIPALIPLALKGVRFRPLTANRLLQRNILIYGLGGVIAPFIAIKLIDALITLMGLA